A window of the Salvelinus fontinalis isolate EN_2023a chromosome 14, ASM2944872v1, whole genome shotgun sequence genome harbors these coding sequences:
- the LOC129869549 gene encoding GDP-L-fucose synthase-like: MMDQSGPMRVLVTGGTGLVGRAIEHVVKEEGGAREGEEWIFLSSKDANLMDMGETQAVFLKHQPTHVIHLAAMVGGLFKNMRANLDFWRNNIYINDNVLQAAHEVDAVRVVSCLSTCIFPDKTTYPINETMIHNGPPHESNFGYSYAKRMIDVHNRAYHQQRGRCYTAVIPTNVFGPHDNFNIEDGHVLPGLIHKAYIAQKEGSPLVVWGSGTPRRQFIYSLDLARLFLWVLREYPEVDPIILSVGEEEEVSIKEAAEAVVEALGFKGQVTYDTTKADGQFKKTASNAKLLRYRPNFTFTPFKQALKETCDWFVANYDTARK, translated from the exons ATGATGGATCAGAGCGGTCCTATGCGGGTGTTGGTGACTGGGGGGACTGGTCTGGTGGGCAGGGCCATAGAACATGTGGTCAAAGAAGAGGGAGGAGCgcgggagggagaggagtggatCTTCCTCTCCTCTAAGGATGCAAACCTCAT GGACATGGGTGAGACGCAGGCAGTGTTTCTGAAGCATCAGCCCACCCATGTCATCCACCTGGCAGCCATGGTGGGAGGGCTCTTCAAGAACATGAGGGCCAACCTAGACTTCTGG AGGAACAACATCTACATCAATGACAACGTCCTGCAGGCAGCACATGAGGTGGATGCTGTCAGGGTGGTCTCCTGTCTCTCCACCTGCATTTTCCCTGATAAGACCACCTATCCCATCAATGAGACCATG ATCCACAACGGCCCTCCTCATGAGTCTAACTTTGGCTACTCCTATGCTAAGAGAATGATCGATGTCCACAATAG GGCATATCACCAGCAGCGTGGGAGGTGCTACACAGCAGTGATACCGACCAATGTGTTTGGCCCTCATGATAACTTCAACATCGAGGATGGACATGTACTTCCAGGCCTCATACACAAAGCCTACATTGCTCAGA aggagGGTAGTCCATTGGTGGTGTGGGGCTCAGGAACTCCCAGAAGGCAGTTCATCTACTCATTGGATCTGGCTCGTCTCTTCCTCTGGGTGCTGAGAGAGTACCCTGAGGTGGACCCCATCATACTGTCTG ttggtgaggaggaggaggtgtccaTCAAGGAGGCAGCAGAGGCCGTTGTCGAGGCACTGGGGTTCAAAGGTCAAGTGACT TATGACACAACTAAAGCAGACGGTCAGTTCAAGAAGACAGCCAGCAACGCCAAGCTGCTGCGGTACCGCCCCAACTTCACCTTTACCCCCTTCAAACAAG ccttgaAGGAGACATGCGATTGGTTCGTGGCCAATTACGACACCGCCCGCAAGTGA